One stretch of Amycolatopsis sp. NBC_00345 DNA includes these proteins:
- a CDS encoding helix-turn-helix domain-containing protein has product MASTVTSRRKQLGNELRHARNAARMTQQQVAEVLGCTQGKVNKIESGAVGVKLGDVRSMLNAFGINGEEADTLMNLARAAAGQRGHWSGYRSVVPHWFRTFTDLEPAAAEILTWHGERVPGPLQSEHYMLKQFTEAGATDVTALVRNRLDRKAVFEQQQPPYYRFIISEGALRRAPGGFAPAVMLDQVEHLLALDRHPRVYVHVLPFGARLAAVPNDFTIMRFPDRTRDFVYIEHSAGGLYLDDVKDFNIFVDSWDRLRGAALERQETRQFLKELAEGYRAQMQ; this is encoded by the coding sequence ATGGCGAGCACCGTCACCTCGCGCCGGAAGCAGCTCGGCAACGAGCTCCGGCATGCCCGCAACGCCGCGCGGATGACACAGCAGCAAGTCGCCGAGGTTCTCGGCTGCACCCAGGGCAAGGTCAACAAGATCGAGTCCGGTGCCGTCGGTGTCAAGCTCGGGGATGTGCGCTCCATGCTGAACGCGTTCGGGATCAACGGCGAAGAGGCCGACACCCTGATGAACCTGGCGCGGGCCGCCGCCGGGCAGCGCGGCCATTGGTCGGGCTACCGGTCCGTGGTGCCGCACTGGTTCCGGACCTTCACGGACCTGGAGCCCGCCGCCGCGGAGATCCTCACCTGGCACGGCGAGCGCGTGCCGGGGCCGCTGCAGTCCGAGCACTACATGCTCAAGCAGTTCACCGAGGCGGGCGCCACGGACGTCACGGCGCTGGTGCGCAACCGGCTCGACCGCAAGGCCGTGTTCGAGCAGCAGCAGCCGCCGTACTACCGGTTCATCATCAGCGAGGGCGCGCTGCGGCGGGCCCCCGGCGGCTTCGCGCCCGCGGTGATGCTGGACCAGGTGGAGCACCTGCTCGCGCTCGACCGGCACCCGCGGGTGTACGTGCACGTGCTGCCGTTCGGCGCCCGGCTCGCGGCCGTGCCCAACGACTTCACGATCATGCGCTTCCCGGACCGCACCCGTGACTTCGTCTACATCGAGCACTCGGCCGGCGGGCTGTACCTCGACGACGTCAAGGACTTCAACATCTTCGTCGACTCCTGGGACCGCCTGCGCGGCGCCGCGCTGGAGCGGCAGGAGACCCGGCAGTTCCTCAAGGAGCTGGCCGAGGGGTACCGGGCGCAGATGCAGTGA